From a single Marinobacter sp. THAF197a genomic region:
- a CDS encoding TRAP transporter substrate-binding protein translates to MSIKQKLSRLTYGITAAAVISGSLISSDALASERVRWQVPLAFPSHLIGLTTPVKHLTENLKAVSGGNIQLRYYEPGELVPPFEIMESVSTGKYPAGYTWVGYDQGTIPALPLYSGAPFNMEPPAYLAWYYQGEGRELLEEIYAKRNIHPMLCSIIGPEGAGWFAKPIESLDDIDGLRIRFAGIGGKVLEKLGASVTMIPGGELYQALERKTIDATEFSQPAIDKMLGLDQIIKNYIMPGWHQTLTTSHLLVNKDVWNKLKPETRAVIEMGCESATLKGFAESEWAQPTALRDYEKEGVNAQTLPEPVLRELQKVTNEVLDEIAAGDEMFRRVLTSQREFMEHHSIWHSKGYLPRDFYQYD, encoded by the coding sequence ATGTCGATCAAGCAAAAGCTCTCGCGTCTTACCTATGGTATTACCGCTGCGGCTGTGATTTCCGGCAGCCTGATCAGCAGCGATGCCCTGGCATCGGAAAGAGTCCGTTGGCAGGTGCCCCTGGCATTCCCGTCGCATCTGATAGGCCTGACTACCCCGGTCAAACACCTGACTGAGAACCTGAAAGCGGTTTCTGGCGGCAATATCCAGCTTCGTTACTATGAGCCGGGCGAGCTGGTACCCCCGTTTGAAATCATGGAATCCGTCAGCACGGGCAAGTACCCCGCCGGTTACACCTGGGTAGGTTACGATCAGGGTACTATTCCCGCGTTGCCGTTGTACTCTGGCGCCCCCTTCAACATGGAACCCCCTGCCTACCTGGCCTGGTATTACCAGGGTGAGGGCCGCGAGTTACTTGAAGAAATCTACGCCAAACGCAACATCCACCCCATGCTCTGTTCGATCATTGGCCCCGAGGGTGCCGGTTGGTTTGCCAAGCCGATCGAAAGCCTGGATGACATTGATGGCCTGAGAATCCGCTTTGCCGGCATCGGTGGCAAGGTTCTGGAAAAGCTGGGTGCGTCAGTCACCATGATTCCGGGCGGTGAGCTGTATCAGGCCCTGGAGCGCAAGACCATCGATGCCACCGAGTTCTCCCAGCCGGCCATCGACAAGATGCTGGGCCTGGACCAGATCATCAAAAACTACATCATGCCGGGTTGGCACCAGACTCTGACCACTTCTCACCTGCTGGTGAACAAGGACGTCTGGAACAAGCTCAAGCCTGAAACCCGCGCCGTGATCGAAATGGGCTGCGAATCGGCAACCCTGAAAGGCTTCGCCGAAAGTGAATGGGCCCAGCCCACCGCCCTGCGGGATTACGAGAAGGAAGGTGTAAACGCTCAGACTCTGCCGGAGCCGGTACTGCGTGAGCTTCAGAAAGTCACCAACGAAGTACTGGACGAGATCGCCGCCGGAGACGAAATGTTCCGTCGCGTTCTGACCAGCCAGCGTGAGTTTATGGAACACCACTCCATCTGGCACTCCAAGGGCTACCTGCCCCGGGACTTCTATCAGTACGACTGA
- a CDS encoding DUF6164 family protein has protein sequence MPHHLMNLRNVPDDEADDIRALFEEHEVRYYETPPSRWGISMGGFWVHDDAEAERARALLDDYQARRLQAQREEYLARCQRGETGLWYQFRSRPVTFLAALIAIAVILGLSLLPFIRLG, from the coding sequence ATGCCCCACCACCTGATGAATCTGCGTAACGTACCCGACGACGAGGCCGACGATATCCGCGCCCTGTTCGAAGAGCACGAGGTACGCTACTACGAAACACCACCCAGCCGCTGGGGCATCAGCATGGGCGGCTTCTGGGTGCATGATGATGCCGAGGCCGAGCGCGCCCGGGCGCTGTTGGATGACTACCAGGCACGCCGCCTGCAGGCCCAGCGCGAAGAATACCTGGCCCGTTGCCAGCGCGGTGAAACCGGGCTCTGGTATCAGTTCCGAAGCCGGCCAGTCACTTTTCTGGCGGCGCTCATCGCCATTGCCGTTATTCTCGGGTTGAGCCTGTTACCGTTCATTCGCCTGGGCTGA
- a CDS encoding sigma-54 interaction domain-containing protein, with the protein MTELFTDKNKSGLTRDLIEALFPMFEEASAGAIAVDRHTRITWINSSYSHLLGLGDPAQAIGKPVRQVIPQTRMPEVVETGKPLLLDIMEHNQQQLVVTRLPYYDPQGEIEGAVAFVLYDDLQPLTPLVSKYRRLHRDLAAARKALAKKARGTRYSLGDFVGGSPAALEVKRRARLAAGRDMPVLLLGETGTGKEVLAQAIHAVSPRADKPFVGVNVAAIPENLLEAEFFGVAPGAYTGADRRTRDGKFQLANGGTLFLDEVGDMPLPLQAKLLRALQEGEIEPLGSNKVANVDVRVIAATSRNLESMIAEGSFRSDLYYRLNVLEINIPPLRDRLADLGVLCEALLGEICEGQGLRGEITDAGVAALGSYDWPGNIRELRNVLERALTMSEDGDLLDADAIFKVLPRASQRAVPAMAPRPVRPLAQTLAEAEAQAIEQALLACRGNRTKAARLLGISRSVFYEKLAKLS; encoded by the coding sequence ATGACCGAGCTGTTTACCGATAAAAACAAGAGTGGTCTGACAAGAGACCTGATAGAAGCGCTGTTTCCCATGTTCGAGGAAGCCAGTGCCGGCGCCATTGCCGTGGACCGGCATACCCGGATTACCTGGATCAACAGCAGCTATTCCCACCTGCTGGGCCTTGGCGACCCGGCGCAGGCGATCGGCAAACCGGTGCGCCAGGTGATTCCTCAAACCCGAATGCCGGAGGTGGTCGAAACCGGCAAACCCCTGCTGTTGGACATCATGGAGCACAACCAGCAGCAGCTGGTGGTGACCCGACTGCCCTATTACGATCCGCAGGGTGAGATTGAAGGTGCGGTTGCCTTCGTCCTTTATGACGACCTGCAACCGCTGACGCCACTGGTATCAAAATACCGCCGCCTGCACCGTGATCTCGCCGCCGCCCGCAAGGCGCTGGCAAAGAAGGCCCGGGGCACCCGTTACAGCCTTGGGGACTTTGTCGGTGGTAGTCCCGCTGCCCTGGAAGTCAAACGGCGTGCCCGTCTGGCCGCTGGCCGGGACATGCCAGTGCTGCTGCTGGGGGAAACCGGTACCGGCAAGGAGGTTCTGGCCCAGGCGATCCACGCGGTATCGCCCCGGGCCGACAAACCCTTCGTTGGGGTGAACGTGGCGGCCATTCCGGAAAACTTGCTGGAAGCAGAGTTTTTTGGTGTGGCGCCGGGTGCCTACACCGGAGCTGACCGGCGTACCCGTGATGGCAAGTTTCAACTGGCCAACGGGGGGACCCTGTTCCTGGATGAAGTGGGCGACATGCCGCTGCCGTTGCAGGCGAAACTGCTGCGGGCCCTCCAGGAGGGGGAAATCGAACCTCTGGGTTCAAACAAGGTGGCCAATGTGGATGTTCGGGTCATCGCGGCAACCAGCCGGAATCTGGAATCGATGATTGCTGAGGGCAGTTTTCGGTCAGACCTCTATTACCGCCTGAACGTGCTGGAAATCAACATACCGCCGCTACGGGATCGCTTGGCAGATCTCGGGGTGCTGTGCGAGGCGCTGCTGGGTGAAATCTGCGAGGGCCAGGGGCTGCGGGGGGAAATTACCGATGCCGGGGTGGCGGCTCTTGGCAGCTATGACTGGCCGGGCAATATCCGGGAATTGCGCAACGTGCTGGAGCGGGCGTTGACCATGAGTGAGGATGGCGACCTGCTGGATGCCGATGCCATCTTCAAGGTGTTGCCAAGGGCGAGCCAGCGCGCTGTGCCGGCCATGGCGCCCAGGCCGGTACGGCCGCTCGCCCAGACCCTGGCCGAGGCGGAGGCCCAGGCCATCGAGCAGGCGCTGCTGGCCTGCCGGGGTAACCGTACCAAGGCAGCCCGTCTGTTGGGCATTTCCCGGTCGGTTTTCTATGAAAAGCTGGCCAAACTGTCCTGA
- a CDS encoding GTPase/DUF3482 domain-containing protein produces the protein MSQQPVFAVVGHPNKGKSSVVATLSQNDAIAIALEPGTTRARQAYPLSVDGQQLYTLVDTPGFQRPRRVLQWLEAHSLSASDHPETVRAFVIQHQADDRYVDECELLAPIIEGAGIIYVVDGSVPYSAEHEAEMTILRWTGRPSLALINSIGDDDYSDTWQAALGQFFQVVRKFDAVRAPFTQHLSLLKAFGQLEPDWEQTLARATDLLAQQRQQRRHQAAGLIARALEDMMAYQEKRTLTLDQVASISDASLAETLRDRWYRHQRQREQTLRVNIEHLYQHQRIQRQEAELEWANQHDLFSEDTRKHWAVSKKYLAGAGFGAGAVGGAGIDAATFGTSLGTGALVGGLIGAAGSYFYGDRLLLPALNIGPLKDGLKSATFGPVQDSQFGYVVLGRAVDHWWHISHRNHAGRDLLELEPADQHWLERLDKHSRREIQKAFDRCRKQKSLSHQQRQNLATAIEHAMTVYDDWRLNRP, from the coding sequence ATGAGCCAGCAGCCGGTTTTCGCGGTGGTCGGCCACCCCAACAAAGGCAAGTCCAGTGTGGTGGCCACCCTGTCACAGAACGACGCCATCGCCATCGCCCTGGAACCGGGCACCACCCGGGCCCGACAAGCCTACCCGCTCAGTGTTGATGGCCAACAGCTGTACACCTTGGTCGACACGCCCGGCTTCCAGCGGCCCCGGCGAGTACTGCAGTGGTTGGAAGCCCACAGCCTGTCGGCCTCCGACCACCCGGAAACCGTCCGGGCGTTCGTGATTCAGCACCAGGCTGATGACCGCTATGTGGACGAATGCGAATTGCTGGCGCCTATTATCGAAGGCGCCGGGATCATTTACGTAGTGGATGGCTCCGTACCCTACAGTGCAGAGCACGAGGCGGAAATGACCATCCTGCGTTGGACCGGCCGGCCAAGCCTGGCCCTGATCAACAGCATCGGTGATGACGACTACAGCGATACCTGGCAGGCGGCACTTGGCCAGTTCTTTCAGGTTGTTCGCAAGTTCGACGCCGTTCGCGCCCCGTTCACGCAACATCTCAGCCTGCTCAAAGCCTTCGGCCAGCTTGAACCGGACTGGGAGCAGACCCTCGCCCGGGCCACCGACCTGCTGGCCCAGCAGCGACAACAGCGCCGCCACCAGGCCGCCGGCCTTATCGCGCGGGCCCTGGAAGACATGATGGCCTATCAGGAAAAGCGCACACTCACCCTGGATCAGGTGGCCAGCATCAGTGATGCTTCCCTGGCTGAAACCCTGCGGGACCGCTGGTATCGGCATCAGCGTCAGCGCGAACAGACCCTGCGGGTGAACATTGAACATCTGTACCAGCATCAACGCATCCAACGCCAGGAGGCAGAGCTGGAATGGGCCAACCAGCACGACCTGTTCTCTGAAGACACCCGGAAACACTGGGCGGTCAGCAAGAAGTATCTGGCCGGCGCCGGCTTTGGTGCGGGTGCGGTCGGGGGTGCCGGCATTGACGCCGCGACCTTCGGCACATCCCTGGGCACCGGAGCCCTGGTGGGTGGGCTGATCGGTGCCGCTGGCAGCTACTTTTACGGTGACCGGCTGCTGCTCCCGGCACTGAACATCGGCCCCCTGAAAGACGGTTTGAAAAGCGCCACCTTCGGCCCCGTACAGGACAGCCAGTTCGGCTATGTTGTATTGGGCCGGGCGGTGGATCACTGGTGGCACATCAGCCACCGAAACCACGCCGGCCGGGACCTGCTGGAGCTGGAACCGGCCGATCAGCACTGGCTAGAACGGCTCGATAAACACAGTCGCCGGGAGATCCAGAAAGCCTTCGACCGGTGTCGCAAGCAGAAATCTCTCAGCCACCAGCAACGGCAGAATCTGGCAACCGCCATTGAGCATGCCATGACGGTTTACGACGATTGGCGGTTGAATCGGCCTTAA
- a CDS encoding TRAP transporter large permease produces the protein MGLETLLVIAMFAAFMVLLLLGFPVAWSLAGIGLVFAVLANFLIEHFDADLWFTWNGTIGVLDARLYGVVANELMVALPLFIFMGIMLDRSGIAEKLMHSLVRVLGPLRGGYAITVVIVGVLLAASTGIVGASVVLLGMLSLGPMMQAQYNKSLAVGTACSVGTLGILVPPSIMLVLMADRLGTSDASVGKLFMGALIPGLMLGAMYILYILIASFIKKDLAPAPKNREPLDLRALLDVFLAVVPPMALIIAVLGSIFFGIATTTEASAVGAFGALLMALLSRRLNVKVLRESLYQTSRTTAFIFGIFIGATVFAAVLRGLGGDDVIRDAITGLPFGTTGILITVLFITFLLGFFLDWVEITLIILPLVAPVVFSLGVEPVWFAVMFAICLQTSFLTPPVGFSLFYIKGVCPPGITTRHIYLGVLPFIALQVLGLALVFWFEPLATWLPNEVYGGR, from the coding sequence ATGGGCTTGGAAACACTTCTGGTTATTGCCATGTTCGCCGCCTTCATGGTGCTGTTGCTGCTGGGTTTTCCAGTGGCCTGGTCATTGGCGGGCATTGGCCTGGTGTTTGCCGTACTGGCGAACTTTCTGATCGAACATTTTGATGCCGACCTCTGGTTTACCTGGAACGGCACCATCGGCGTCCTGGATGCCCGATTGTATGGCGTGGTGGCCAATGAACTGATGGTGGCGCTACCGCTGTTTATCTTCATGGGCATCATGCTCGACCGCTCCGGCATTGCTGAAAAATTGATGCACAGCCTGGTTCGGGTGCTCGGCCCCCTGCGCGGTGGCTATGCCATTACCGTGGTGATTGTCGGTGTGCTGCTGGCGGCCTCCACCGGTATTGTCGGGGCTTCGGTGGTATTGTTGGGCATGTTGTCCCTCGGGCCGATGATGCAGGCGCAGTACAACAAATCCCTGGCGGTGGGTACTGCGTGTTCCGTGGGCACCCTGGGTATCCTGGTGCCTCCCAGCATCATGCTGGTGTTGATGGCTGATCGTTTGGGCACGTCCGATGCGTCTGTCGGCAAGCTGTTCATGGGGGCGCTGATTCCAGGCCTGATGCTCGGTGCTATGTACATCCTGTACATCCTGATTGCCTCCTTCATCAAAAAGGACCTGGCCCCGGCGCCAAAAAACCGGGAGCCGCTGGATCTCAGGGCGCTTCTGGATGTATTCCTGGCGGTGGTACCGCCGATGGCGCTGATCATCGCGGTGCTGGGTTCCATTTTCTTTGGCATTGCCACCACCACCGAGGCCTCGGCCGTAGGGGCGTTCGGTGCTTTGCTGATGGCACTTCTGAGCCGGCGTTTAAACGTCAAGGTACTGCGGGAATCCCTGTACCAGACCAGCCGCACCACGGCCTTTATCTTCGGCATCTTTATCGGCGCCACGGTGTTTGCCGCCGTCCTTCGCGGCCTGGGCGGCGACGATGTGATTCGTGACGCCATTACCGGCCTGCCGTTCGGTACCACTGGCATCCTGATCACCGTGCTGTTCATTACCTTCCTGCTGGGCTTCTTCCTGGACTGGGTGGAAATCACCCTGATCATCCTGCCCCTGGTGGCCCCTGTAGTGTTCTCCCTCGGCGTGGAGCCGGTGTGGTTTGCGGTGATGTTCGCCATCTGTCTGCAGACCTCGTTCCTGACCCCGCCGGTTGGTTTCTCCCTGTTTTACATCAAGGGTGTTTGCCCACCGGGGATCACCACACGCCATATCTACCTGGGGGTGCTGCCGTTTATTGCCCTGCAGGTGCTCGGACTGGCGTTGGTTTTCTGGTTCGAACCCCTGGCCACCTGGCTGCCCAACGAAGTCTACGGCGGTCGTTGA
- a CDS encoding TRAP transporter small permease subunit, which translates to MTHEHESPKAPVPAQAGSGLPYNRLSWWLDRFVAGVGKLSSWLWIAVLVVVLANVFSRFILNAGSIWLEELSWHFFGAAMMLTLGFAVVKDDHVRVDVLRERFSLKWQARIELAAILLLALPIVYLMVETLIPYAYSSYVYNERSQAPSGLPYRFIFKSVLPIGMTLVGIALASRALRCCTLLFRFPREIATPEGYGNGEHPHP; encoded by the coding sequence GTGACTCACGAGCACGAATCCCCCAAGGCGCCCGTGCCTGCTCAGGCGGGGTCTGGCCTGCCCTACAACCGGTTGTCCTGGTGGCTGGACCGGTTTGTGGCTGGCGTTGGCAAGCTCAGTTCCTGGCTATGGATTGCCGTGCTGGTGGTGGTGCTGGCCAACGTGTTCAGCCGGTTCATTCTCAATGCCGGATCGATCTGGCTTGAGGAGTTGTCCTGGCACTTCTTCGGTGCCGCCATGATGCTCACCCTGGGCTTTGCGGTGGTGAAAGACGACCACGTTCGGGTGGACGTGTTGCGGGAAAGGTTCTCCCTGAAATGGCAGGCGAGAATAGAGCTGGCGGCCATCTTGTTACTGGCGCTGCCCATCGTCTACCTGATGGTGGAAACGCTGATTCCCTACGCCTACAGCTCTTATGTGTACAACGAGCGTTCCCAGGCTCCCAGCGGCCTGCCCTATCGCTTCATCTTCAAGAGTGTGCTGCCCATCGGCATGACCCTGGTGGGTATTGCCCTGGCTTCCCGAGCCCTGCGTTGCTGCACGCTGCTGTTCCGTTTTCCCCGCGAGATTGCCACGCCCGAGGGCTATGGCAACGGCGAACACCCGCATCCGTAA
- a CDS encoding 3-hydroxybutyrate oligomer hydrolase family protein, whose protein sequence is MKPITLCALIGASGLLLTACNDRNPAFNQLPGFIQGDVLQHDYDGITDDLLTAGLGADGLASATAPAFADPLNPTARERRRLAIYNNYRALVDTAPGGGYGELFGPHVGVTGDGQVPGEEFLALMSVPGSPVPVTVMVQVPDSFNVDAPCMVTAPSSGSRGVYGAIGTAGEWGLKKQCAVVYTDKGTGTGAHNLTNNQAQTLDGDLTDQGVPVLFRAQLTDTQRDDFNAQWPDRFAWKHAHSRANPEADWGRHVLQSVEFGFYVLNEKFGRLLPNGKRLKTIKPDNTLVIASSVSNGGGASILAAEQDQQGLIDGVAVSEPNVNPVVDRSFSIRQGEGPEITEHSRSLLDYTTALAVYQGCANQAPAIRDLAPLNSAFNPPAIGQNICQSLANKGLVSGATVDDQATDALRILNEEFAIQPEQNLLAPLHFGLAVAQSISMTYANAYSRSGVEDRICDLSLAATDGSGAVIPLAPAAEAALFSASNGIPPSAGVNIVYDQAEGQPTNLAASVSPSSSLPDYGLDALLCLRALAQGAHPETGAELTGDAAALSDAVASGIAEVRATGNLRGKPAVFVTGRADAILPINHTSRPYVGLNRQVEGSGSGLRYYEILNAHHLDVLNGFPGVGDRYVPLHHYYFQALDLMWAHLTEGQPLPPSQVVRAVPRGDLANPLTQANLPPVLPAPADADRIIHTGSQLRIPD, encoded by the coding sequence ATGAAACCCATAACACTCTGTGCCCTGATCGGCGCCAGCGGGTTGTTGCTGACTGCCTGTAACGACCGCAACCCTGCCTTCAATCAGCTGCCCGGTTTCATCCAGGGCGACGTTCTTCAGCACGATTACGATGGCATTACCGACGATCTTCTGACCGCAGGCCTGGGTGCAGACGGATTGGCGTCTGCCACCGCTCCGGCGTTCGCCGACCCTCTCAACCCGACGGCCCGGGAGCGTCGCCGACTGGCTATTTACAACAACTACCGGGCGTTGGTGGATACTGCGCCGGGTGGCGGCTACGGTGAGCTGTTCGGGCCACACGTCGGGGTGACGGGTGATGGCCAGGTGCCCGGTGAGGAATTCCTGGCTCTGATGTCTGTGCCTGGCAGCCCGGTGCCGGTGACCGTGATGGTGCAGGTGCCGGATAGCTTCAACGTTGATGCGCCCTGTATGGTAACCGCTCCCTCTTCCGGTTCCCGCGGAGTCTATGGTGCAATCGGTACGGCCGGTGAATGGGGGTTAAAGAAGCAGTGTGCCGTGGTCTACACCGATAAAGGCACCGGCACCGGTGCCCACAACCTGACGAACAATCAGGCCCAGACCCTCGATGGCGACCTGACCGACCAGGGTGTGCCAGTGCTGTTTCGGGCACAGCTGACCGACACTCAGCGCGACGACTTCAACGCCCAGTGGCCGGACCGATTCGCCTGGAAGCATGCCCATTCCCGGGCCAATCCGGAGGCGGACTGGGGCCGGCATGTACTGCAGTCCGTTGAGTTTGGTTTCTACGTACTGAACGAAAAGTTTGGGCGCCTGCTGCCGAACGGTAAGCGACTGAAAACCATTAAGCCGGACAATACCCTGGTCATTGCCTCCAGTGTTTCCAATGGCGGCGGTGCCTCGATACTGGCAGCAGAGCAGGATCAGCAGGGGCTGATTGACGGCGTTGCGGTGTCTGAACCCAACGTCAATCCGGTAGTGGATCGCAGCTTCAGCATTCGCCAGGGAGAGGGGCCCGAGATCACCGAACACAGTCGCAGCCTGCTGGATTACACCACGGCCCTGGCGGTGTACCAGGGGTGCGCGAACCAGGCCCCGGCCATTCGTGACCTGGCACCGTTGAACAGTGCATTCAATCCTCCGGCCATTGGCCAGAACATCTGCCAATCACTGGCCAACAAAGGCCTGGTGTCTGGCGCCACGGTGGATGACCAGGCAACCGATGCCTTGCGGATCCTCAATGAGGAATTTGCCATTCAGCCAGAACAGAACCTGCTGGCGCCGCTGCATTTCGGCCTGGCCGTCGCCCAGAGCATTTCCATGACCTACGCCAATGCCTATAGCCGCAGCGGTGTGGAAGATCGCATCTGCGACCTCAGCCTGGCGGCCACTGACGGTAGCGGGGCTGTCATACCTCTGGCTCCGGCGGCGGAGGCGGCGTTGTTCTCGGCCAGTAATGGCATACCCCCTTCAGCCGGTGTCAACATTGTGTACGATCAGGCGGAAGGGCAGCCCACCAACCTTGCCGCCAGTGTCTCTCCCAGCTCCAGCCTGCCGGACTACGGCCTGGATGCCCTGTTGTGCCTGCGTGCCCTCGCGCAAGGCGCGCACCCGGAAACCGGTGCCGAGCTGACCGGTGATGCAGCGGCGCTGAGCGATGCGGTCGCCTCGGGTATTGCTGAGGTGCGGGCAACCGGAAACCTTCGGGGTAAACCTGCGGTGTTTGTGACCGGGCGCGCCGATGCAATATTGCCCATCAACCACACCTCACGGCCCTATGTGGGGCTCAACCGGCAGGTGGAAGGCAGCGGCAGTGGGCTGCGCTATTACGAAATCCTCAACGCCCACCACCTGGATGTGCTCAACGGATTTCCCGGTGTCGGAGATCGTTATGTCCCCCTTCACCATTACTACTTCCAGGCGCTGGACCTGATGTGGGCCCATCTCACCGAAGGCCAGCCGTTACCGCCCAGCCAAGTGGTTCGGGCCGTTCCGAGGGGCGACCTGGCGAATCCGCTGACGCAAGCCAACCTCCCGCCAGTGCTGCCCGCACCAGCGGACGCCGACCGGATTATCCATACCGGAAGCCAGCTTCGAATACCGGATTAG
- a CDS encoding DUF2868 domain-containing protein: MSHHPLRLLLEFDDRIQRDREQAPAFLHRRDRRFALDCEQQGIRPDAAAWLAHMQRLSGPGSASLANHKLELQWQRIQRGFIAAGALFGVITMAGLLFYDGGQRINITVFLAFVLLQLLLAAATTVQAVAGWQPWGWLQRRLQPQLPGQALAQLQPLLMARAAHAGGTAFATTGLLTLLVLLVIQDLAFGWSTTLDTAAGGYHTLVQALATPWGWLWPAAVPSQELVEATRFFRAAPDSPGTAPAQWGQWWPFVVMLWLTWVLVPRLVLLAFSHWQITHKAGQLLQQHPGMQALAWRMETPTLDTGNQHNDADDLPDTTTRARTVELADTDHIVCWAGAGEPELPQQLLGNQTQILKAGGRASLEDDDRVLATLAQALAESPEPSVMVVTRSWEPPTGELHDFLDHAREQWPGNTRVLVLPLASDANLAPADYLIQPWLRFTERLPAGFARVTVLPSVPDNPYQTGTERP, translated from the coding sequence ATGAGCCACCACCCCCTTCGTCTGCTGCTGGAGTTTGATGACCGCATCCAGCGCGACAGGGAGCAAGCCCCCGCCTTTCTGCACCGCCGGGACCGGCGTTTTGCACTGGACTGCGAACAGCAGGGCATTCGCCCCGACGCAGCGGCCTGGCTGGCACACATGCAGCGACTCAGCGGCCCGGGCAGTGCAAGCCTGGCGAACCACAAGCTCGAGTTGCAGTGGCAACGGATCCAGCGTGGTTTTATCGCAGCCGGCGCGCTGTTCGGGGTGATTACCATGGCCGGCCTGCTGTTCTACGATGGCGGCCAGCGCATCAATATCACCGTGTTCCTGGCCTTTGTGCTGCTGCAGCTGTTGCTGGCTGCCGCAACCACCGTCCAGGCGGTTGCCGGCTGGCAGCCCTGGGGTTGGTTGCAACGGCGGTTGCAGCCGCAACTGCCGGGGCAAGCCCTGGCACAATTGCAACCGCTGTTGATGGCCCGTGCCGCCCACGCCGGCGGCACCGCGTTCGCCACCACAGGGCTACTGACCCTGCTGGTGTTGCTTGTTATTCAAGACCTGGCCTTTGGCTGGAGCACCACACTGGACACAGCCGCCGGCGGGTATCATACATTGGTGCAGGCGCTTGCCACGCCCTGGGGCTGGCTGTGGCCAGCGGCTGTGCCGTCCCAGGAACTGGTCGAAGCCACGCGATTTTTCCGGGCGGCTCCGGATAGCCCCGGCACAGCCCCGGCACAATGGGGCCAATGGTGGCCATTTGTCGTCATGCTGTGGCTAACCTGGGTGCTGGTGCCCCGCCTGGTGCTTCTGGCTTTCAGCCACTGGCAGATCACCCACAAGGCCGGCCAACTTCTGCAACAGCATCCCGGCATGCAAGCGCTGGCCTGGCGCATGGAAACCCCGACTCTGGACACCGGCAACCAGCACAACGACGCCGACGACCTCCCCGACACAACCACCCGGGCCCGGACCGTCGAACTGGCAGACACGGACCATATCGTCTGTTGGGCCGGTGCCGGTGAACCGGAGTTGCCCCAGCAACTACTTGGTAACCAGACCCAGATCCTCAAGGCTGGAGGACGCGCCTCCCTGGAAGACGATGACCGGGTACTGGCAACCCTGGCGCAGGCCCTGGCAGAGAGCCCAGAACCCAGCGTTATGGTGGTTACCCGCAGTTGGGAACCACCCACCGGTGAGCTACACGACTTCCTGGACCATGCCCGGGAGCAGTGGCCAGGGAATACCCGTGTACTGGTGCTACCGCTGGCCTCCGACGCCAACCTGGCACCAGCCGACTACTTGATCCAACCCTGGCTACGATTTACCGAGCGCCTACCGGCGGGCTTTGCCCGGGTCACCGTGCTGCCGTCCGTGCCGGATAACCCCTACCAGACCGGAACCGAACGCCCATGA
- a CDS encoding alpha/beta hydrolase, whose protein sequence is MIVRNVRYISAIMAMSALFLTGCASHQPTPSHSVTLPETGFTVHSSLRYSPDTWPEPLYADLYVPERADPAPVVLMVHGGGWERRSRSDMTWVAESLASQGFAVLNVDYRFAPDFTFPAQLHDLQIARHWLNRNAGRYGLDTSRVTGFGFSSGAHLVALLATVAGTDSDLNRPHGGPETALQAAVAGGLPADLPAFGSGRLLRQLLGAELEEQPDRYQRASPVTHVSASTPPFFLFHGTMDMLVPFSQAERFAEALDAQGVYHEIYRMRLRGHVTSFLTAGNAVDQAARFLARQGAGPQSAQANER, encoded by the coding sequence GTGATCGTTCGTAATGTCAGGTATATCAGTGCCATCATGGCTATGTCCGCCCTGTTCCTGACAGGTTGCGCCAGCCACCAGCCAACGCCATCACACTCCGTTACCCTGCCGGAAACCGGGTTCACCGTTCACTCCTCACTCCGATATTCGCCGGATACCTGGCCAGAGCCACTGTACGCCGATCTCTACGTGCCTGAGCGCGCGGATCCTGCCCCGGTGGTTCTGATGGTTCATGGTGGTGGTTGGGAGCGTCGCTCCCGGAGTGATATGACCTGGGTGGCGGAGTCCCTCGCCAGCCAGGGATTTGCCGTGCTGAACGTGGATTACCGGTTTGCCCCGGACTTCACGTTTCCGGCGCAGCTGCACGACCTGCAGATCGCCCGCCACTGGCTGAACCGGAATGCCGGCCGCTATGGCCTGGACACCTCCCGGGTCACTGGCTTCGGCTTCTCCTCAGGCGCTCACCTGGTGGCCCTGCTGGCCACCGTGGCCGGCACAGACAGTGACCTGAACAGGCCCCATGGCGGCCCGGAAACAGCTCTACAGGCTGCGGTGGCCGGCGGGCTTCCAGCGGACTTGCCCGCCTTTGGCTCTGGCCGGCTATTGCGCCAGCTTCTGGGGGCTGAATTGGAGGAGCAACCCGATCGATACCAACGGGCGTCTCCGGTTACCCATGTGAGTGCATCAACGCCACCGTTTTTCCTGTTTCACGGCACTATGGATATGCTGGTTCCGTTCAGTCAGGCCGAGCGCTTTGCCGAGGCTCTGGATGCCCAGGGGGTGTACCACGAGATCTACCGGATGCGCCTGCGGGGCCATGTCACCAGCTTTCTGACCGCCGGCAATGCGGTCGATCAAGCGGCCCGATTCCTGGCTCGCCAGGGTGCGGGGCCGCAATCAGCCCAGGCGAATGAACGGTAA